The Zalophus californianus isolate mZalCal1 chromosome 8, mZalCal1.pri.v2, whole genome shotgun sequence genome has a segment encoding these proteins:
- the ATP5F1E gene encoding ATP synthase subunit epsilon, mitochondrial — MVAYWRQAGLSYIRYSQICAKAVRDALKAEFKANAEKTSGSTVKIVKVKKE; from the exons ATGGTGGCATACTGGCGACAGGCTGGACTCAG CTATATCCGATACTCCCAGATCTGTGCAAAAGCAGTGAGAGATGCACTGAAGGCAGAGTTCAAAGCAAATGCTGAGAAGACTTCCGGCAGCACCGTAAAAATTGTGAAAGTGAAAAAGGAGTAA
- the PRELID3B gene encoding PRELI domain containing protein 3B isoform X2 — MQKYPNPMNPSVVGVDVLDRHIDPSGKLHSHRLLSTEWGLPSIVKSLIGAARTKTYVQEHSVVDPVEKTMELKSTNISFTNMVSVDERLIYKPHPQDPEKTVLTQEAIITVKGVSLSSYLEGLMANTISSNANKGREAMEWVIHKLNAEIEELAASARGSRRTPMAAAAFVEK, encoded by the exons ATGCAGAAATACCCAAACCCTATGAACCCAAGCGTGGTTGGAGTTGATGTGTTGGACAGACATATAGATCCCTCTGGAAAGTTGCACAGCCATAGACTTCTCAGCACAGAGTGGGGACTGCCTTCCATTGTGAAATCT ctTATTGGTGCTGCAAGAACTAAAACCTACGTGCAAGAACATTCTGTAGTTGATCCTGTAGAGAAGACAATGGAACTTAAATCTACTAAT atttcatttacaaatatggTTTCAGTAGATGAGAGACTTATATACAAACCACATCCTCAGGACCCAGAAAA AACTGTTCTGACTCAAGAAGCCATAATCACTGTGAAAGGAGTCAGTCTCAGCAGTTACCTTGAAGGACTAATGGCGAATACGATATCTTCAAATGCTAATAAA GGCCGAGAAGCAATGGAATGGGTAATACATAAATTAAATGCTGAGATTGAAGAATTGGCGGCTTCGGCGAGAGGGAGCAGAAGGACACCGATGGCGGCGGCAGCGTTTGTGGAGAAATGA
- the PRELID3B gene encoding PRELI domain containing protein 3B isoform X1, producing MKIWTSEHVFDHPWETVTTAAMQKYPNPMNPSVVGVDVLDRHIDPSGKLHSHRLLSTEWGLPSIVKSLIGAARTKTYVQEHSVVDPVEKTMELKSTNISFTNMVSVDERLIYKPHPQDPEKTVLTQEAIITVKGVSLSSYLEGLMANTISSNANKGREAMEWVIHKLNAEIEELAASARGSRRTPMAAAAFVEK from the exons ATGAAGATCTGGACTTCAGAGCACGTCTTTGA CCACCCATGGGAAACTGTTACAACAGCTGCAATGCAGAAATACCCAAACCCTATGAACCCAAGCGTGGTTGGAGTTGATGTGTTGGACAGACATATAGATCCCTCTGGAAAGTTGCACAGCCATAGACTTCTCAGCACAGAGTGGGGACTGCCTTCCATTGTGAAATCT ctTATTGGTGCTGCAAGAACTAAAACCTACGTGCAAGAACATTCTGTAGTTGATCCTGTAGAGAAGACAATGGAACTTAAATCTACTAAT atttcatttacaaatatggTTTCAGTAGATGAGAGACTTATATACAAACCACATCCTCAGGACCCAGAAAA AACTGTTCTGACTCAAGAAGCCATAATCACTGTGAAAGGAGTCAGTCTCAGCAGTTACCTTGAAGGACTAATGGCGAATACGATATCTTCAAATGCTAATAAA GGCCGAGAAGCAATGGAATGGGTAATACATAAATTAAATGCTGAGATTGAAGAATTGGCGGCTTCGGCGAGAGGGAGCAGAAGGACACCGATGGCGGCGGCAGCGTTTGTGGAGAAATGA